Part of the Pseudomonadota bacterium genome is shown below.
GCAGATCGGACTGGATATCCTCTCCGACGGCGAGTTTCGCCGGTCCAGCTTTCAGAACGACCTGTCGGAATCCGTGGAAGGCTACGTGGAGTCGGAGAAGCCGTCGGTCGTCCGCATATGGCAAGGCCCCGGAGGCAGACCACGGGAGCAGGGCACGAACCTCGTCGTAGGCGGCAAGCTGAAGCAGCACCGTCGTCTGACCGCCGAGCAGACCGCCTTCTTGAATTCCCACGCGGCCGGCCCCTTCAAGATGACGGTGCCCAGCCCGAACCAGTTTCCGACCATAAGCTATCAGCCGGGAGTGACTGACCGGTTTTACCCCACGCGGTCGGACCTTCTGTGGGACATCGTCGACATCATCAAGGCCGAGATAAAGGCCCTCGTCGAGGACGGAGTCCCTTATATCCAGATGGACGCGCCCCGGTACAGCTACTACGTGGACCCCCAATGGCGGCGGCACCTGCAAGACCTGGGAGAAGACCCCGACAAGCTATTCGAGGAAGCGCTGACAGCCGACAACGCCTGCCTGGATGGAGCGAGCGGGGCGGGCGTAACGAGCGCCTTCCACATCTGCCGCGGCAATAATCAGAGCAAATGGTACGCTCAAGGCGGGTACGAGCCCATCGCCGAGAAGCTCTTCAACACCTTGACCGCCGACAGGTTTCTGCTGGAGTACGACACCGAGCGGGCCGGCACCTTCGAGCCGTTGCGGTTCATCCCCGACGACAAGATGGTCGTGCTCGGACTGGTGAGCAGCAAGGACCCCACGCTGGAATCCCAGGACGTCTTGCTGCGCCGCATCGATGAGGCGGCGCGCTACGTGCCCCTGGAAAGGCTTGCGCTCAGCCCACAGTGCGGCTTTGCCTCAACGGAGGCGGGCAATCTCCTCACGGAGGAGGAGCAGTGGCGGAAGCTGGAGCTGGTTGCCGACACGGCCCGCAAGGTCTGGGGTTGACGTTCCGCGCAAACGCCGCGATTCATTCAGATAATAGCCTTCGGGTCTTCCCGTGAAAGGAGCATTCCAATGAAGCGAAGCACCGATAGGATTCTCACCACGCATACAGGAAGTTTACCGAGGCCTCCCGACCTGCTGGAGATGATCGAGGCCAGGGAAGGCGGAAGGCCCTACGACGAGAAGGCCTTTGACGAGCGGGTGCGCACGGCCGTCGCCGAGGTGGTCAAGGACCAGGTCAGCGCCGGCATCGACATCGTCAGCGACGGAGAGCAGGGCAAGCCTAGCTTTGCCACGTACGTCAAGAACAGGCTGAGCGGCTTCGACGGCGCGAATCCGGATATGCGCGTGTTCGCCGATCGTCGAGACTTCCCCGAGTGGAGCGCGACAACGAAGCTGAGCTCGCTTGCCACGACCCCCAGACCCATGTGCACCGCGCCTTTGGGTTGGCGCGACAGGGCGGCTTTCGAGACGGATATTCGCAACCTGCAGTCCGCCATACAGGGAGCCGCGCCCGAAGAGGCGTTCATTCCCTCGGCGTCCCTGGGAATCATCGCCGAAATTATGGCCAATAAATATTACCCGAGCGAGAGGGAGTACCTGTACGCCCTGGCGGACGTCATGAAGGAGGAGTACGAGGCCATCGCCAACGCGGGCTTTGTGTTGCAGATCGACGCCCCCGACGCGGCCATGGGGCGCCACTCGCAGTTCTGGGACAGCCCGTTGGAGGACTTTCGGGCCGCGCTCGAGCTCCGCGTTGAGGCCCTCAACCATGCGCTGGCCGGCATACCCGAGGAGCAGGTGCGCTTTCACATCTGCTGGGGAAACTACGAGGGACCGCATCATTACGATGCGCCTATGTCGACAGTGTTACCAGTGGCCCTGCAAGCAAACATCGGTGCATTGCTTTTCGAAGCATCAAATCCGCGGCATGCGCACGAATGGACCACGTTTCGAGATACCGAGCTGCCAGATGACCTGATCCTGATTCCGGGTGTGATCGATTCGACGACAAATTTCGTCGAACATCCGGAACTTGTAGCAGAACGTATTTGTCGTTTTGCGGAAATCGTCGGTCGCGAGCGGGTCATCGCGGGTAGCGACTGCGGATTCGCGACTTTTGCAGGATTCGGCGCCGTAGACGGTGAAATCGCTTACGCGAAACTCGCAACCATGGCGGAAGGGGCGAGGATTGCCAGCGACCGGCTCTGGGGATAATGAAGTGAGTGATGCGAATCGGAGTCAATTTCGGCAGCGCCTCGTATATTGCGCAGATCGAAGACGTCAGTGCACTGGACGCAATTGACGACATTGCTGGTGTTGAGAGGGTCGACTGTCTGTCCATCGGCCGCATCGACCTGACCTTGCCCTTGGCATGACCGACCCGAATGACCCCGTAGTTGTGGATGCCGTTGCTTCGATTTGTGTTGCAGGCCAGAAAGCAAACACAGCGTTCGGCATGTCCGTTACAGATGTCGCTGAAGCAAAGCAGTGGCAGGATCACGGCGCATCATTGTTTTTGCTGCAATCGGATCAGGCATTTTTGTTGGCGGGTGCTGCCAACTGGTTGCAGCACTCAGATAGATCTGACGAAGCCCTTGCTGTCGGGGCCGTCATCGGTCTCGTTTGCATAGCCAAGGCGTCGCAATGCAAGCGTCACTTCATGCAGAGATTCGGCATCGTCTATGGTCGCAGGCATGGTCCAGGGCTCGCCGTCGGCAATGCTGCGCATGGTGCTGCGAAGGATCTTTCCCGACCGGGTCTTTGGCAGCCGGTCGACCACCGTACAGAGCTTGAATGCCGCCACCGGTCCGATTTCATTACGGACCATCGCGATCACGTCCGCAACAATCTCTCTCGCATCCTGATCAACGCCTGTGCTAAGCACCAGCATGCCGAGCGGTAATTGGCCCTTGAGCTGATCCGCTACACCGATTACTGCGCATTCTGCGACCTTGGGATGTGTTGCCAGTACTTCCTCCATTGCGCCTGTGGACAATCGATGACCTGCGACGTTTATTACGTCGTCCGTGCGTGCCATGACGAACACGTAACCGTTTTCGTCGATATAGCCGGCATCGCCGGTTTCGTAGTAACCGGGGAAGTTACGGAAATAGGTTTCTTTATAGCGCTCATCGGCGTTCCACAGGGCAATAAACGTGCCCGGGGGCATTGGCGATTCGATGACAAGCGCGCCAATATCTCCGCTGGCAACTGCGTTACCGCTTTCATCGAGCACTGCTACCGTGTACCCCGGCACGGGCCGCGCCGGCGAGCCGGGAACAATAGGCAACTGCTCGATCCCGAGACAGTTGGCGCAGATTGGCCACCCGGTCTCCGTCTGCCACCAGTGATCGATGACCGGTACCTTCAGAGTGTCCTGCGCCCAGTGCAAAGTATCCGGATCGCAACGCTCACCGGCCAGAAACAGAGCCTGTAAACTGGAAAGATTATATTTGCGAATATATTCGCCATCCGGGTCTTCTTTTCTTATGGCTCGAAAAGCAGTTGGTGCGGTAAACAGAACCTTGACCTTGTGTTCTTCGACCACTCGCCAGAACGCGCCCGGATCCGGAGTGCCTACCGGTTTTCCCTCGTAGATCACTGTTGTGTTGCCGTTGAATAACGGGCCGTAGACGATATACGAATGACCGACGATCCACCCGATGTCCGATGCAGCCCAGTACACGTCTCCTGCCTGTACGTTGTAGATCCTGGACATGCTCCATTTCAGAGCGACGATGCTGCCGCCGGTATCGCGAACCACGCCTTTCGGCTGACCTGTCGTTCCTGACGTGTAGAGGATATACAGCGGGTGATTCGCGTTGACGGGAATGCAATCAACGGGTTTTGCAGTTGCCATAGCATCCTGCCAATCCAGATCGCGACCCTGGACCAGATCCGCTTCCAGCATCGGGCGCTGCAGGATCACACAGAATTGCGGTTTCCGCTCGGCCAGCTCGATCGCCTTATCGAGCAAAGGTTTGTAGGCGACTAGCCTCGAAGGTTCAATGCCGCAAGAAGCGGATACAATCGCCTTGGGAGCGGCGTCATCGATTCGCATTGCAAGTTCTTTACTGGCAAATCCACCGAAGACGACGGAATGGATAGCGCCAATCCGGGCGCATGCGAGCATTGCGATCAGGGCTTCCGGCACCATCGGCATGTAGATTATTACGCGATCGCCTGCCACCACTCCCTTTGCGCTTAGCACGCCCGCAAACCTGGAAACTTCGTCCAGCAGTTCTTGGTAGCTTATGCTTCGTTGTGTCTGAGTAACGGGGCTATCGTATATAACCGCCTGCTGATCGCCTCTGCCATCATTAACATGAATATCCAGTGCGTTGTAGCAGGCATTGGTTATGCCGTCGGGATACCAGCGATAAAACGGAGGATTACTGTCGTTAAGGAGCTGCTTTGGCGCCCGATACCAGAAGATGTCATTCGCGGCTTGTTGCCATAATTTTTTGTTTTTCATTGACGCGATTCCCGCGGGGCTGATGCAACCAATCTATCGCAACTGGAATAAATTTTCAGACAATCCGAAAATGAATCAGGCATCATCGTGCATGGTTCACTGGAA
Proteins encoded:
- a CDS encoding cobalamin-independent methionine synthase II family protein encodes the protein VKEARASFKTGGISREQLVETENEAILNAIGRQKQIGLDILSDGEFRRSSFQNDLSESVEGYVESEKPSVVRIWQGPGGRPREQGTNLVVGGKLKQHRRLTAEQTAFLNSHAAGPFKMTVPSPNQFPTISYQPGVTDRFYPTRSDLLWDIVDIIKAEIKALVEDGVPYIQMDAPRYSYYVDPQWRRHLQDLGEDPDKLFEEALTADNACLDGASGAGVTSAFHICRGNNQSKWYAQGGYEPIAEKLFNTLTADRFLLEYDTERAGTFEPLRFIPDDKMVVLGLVSSKDPTLESQDVLLRRIDEAARYVPLERLALSPQCGFASTEAGNLLTEEEQWRKLELVADTARKVWG
- a CDS encoding cobalamin-independent methionine synthase II family protein encodes the protein MKRSTDRILTTHTGSLPRPPDLLEMIEAREGGRPYDEKAFDERVRTAVAEVVKDQVSAGIDIVSDGEQGKPSFATYVKNRLSGFDGANPDMRVFADRRDFPEWSATTKLSSLATTPRPMCTAPLGWRDRAAFETDIRNLQSAIQGAAPEEAFIPSASLGIIAEIMANKYYPSEREYLYALADVMKEEYEAIANAGFVLQIDAPDAAMGRHSQFWDSPLEDFRAALELRVEALNHALAGIPEEQVRFHICWGNYEGPHHYDAPMSTVLPVALQANIGALLFEASNPRHAHEWTTFRDTELPDDLILIPGVIDSTTNFVEHPELVAERICRFAEIVGRERVIAGSDCGFATFAGFGAVDGEIAYAKLATMAEGARIASDRLWG
- a CDS encoding propionyl-CoA synthetase; amino-acid sequence: MKNKKLWQQAANDIFWYRAPKQLLNDSNPPFYRWYPDGITNACYNALDIHVNDGRGDQQAVIYDSPVTQTQRSISYQELLDEVSRFAGVLSAKGVVAGDRVIIYMPMVPEALIAMLACARIGAIHSVVFGGFASKELAMRIDDAAPKAIVSASCGIEPSRLVAYKPLLDKAIELAERKPQFCVILQRPMLEADLVQGRDLDWQDAMATAKPVDCIPVNANHPLYILYTSGTTGQPKGVVRDTGGSIVALKWSMSRIYNVQAGDVYWAASDIGWIVGHSYIVYGPLFNGNTTVIYEGKPVGTPDPGAFWRVVEEHKVKVLFTAPTAFRAIRKEDPDGEYIRKYNLSSLQALFLAGERCDPDTLHWAQDTLKVPVIDHWWQTETGWPICANCLGIEQLPIVPGSPARPVPGYTVAVLDESGNAVASGDIGALVIESPMPPGTFIALWNADERYKETYFRNFPGYYETGDAGYIDENGYVFVMARTDDVINVAGHRLSTGAMEEVLATHPKVAECAVIGVADQLKGQLPLGMLVLSTGVDQDAREIVADVIAMVRNEIGPVAAFKLCTVVDRLPKTRSGKILRSTMRSIADGEPWTMPATIDDAESLHEVTLALRRLGYANETDDGPDSKGFVRSI